A part of Apostichopus japonicus isolate 1M-3 chromosome 10, ASM3797524v1, whole genome shotgun sequence genomic DNA contains:
- the LOC139974654 gene encoding integral membrane protein GPR180-like isoform X2: protein MSYHGKLPVSQKIHLSILCKVIIAFIVGLQFFQKGTEAKSARGNINTVTAAKSFGHLITNFCFTVGTGRLFYQLNTTSAPGQVYLYPENVWQQVRSSEDCGEKIKLAQHRVDLFEKEGNFSMLHFEEQGTWVAMYAPADVCNLDASTMQPVYLAYHVQIFNTDSHGVPSNQFSCEDTGLLGFYELLAFLYFVIGCMCAPSLWETLQKQGPMHDVLSMLTKVLCLQASAALCMCIHLYRFARDGEGSSLAENLSEVLEICAQFGMLYMMLSLALGWTLSTSKTEVNSKIWKKSPHAKIVGSLAAVQCICIILEQLFSSSHSMYHDHQSILGILALILRTVLAVLFANYLYQVVSKERSVVRKLFYKGFATYCFLWFLAYPVILLVSTFLNEARQKMAVVFGVTISQSIAVVMLYRLFLSRSLYWEISALSSASLPLRLDIKNFDNKSKK, encoded by the exons ATGTCATATCATGGAAAGCTTCCGGTTTCTCAAAAAATCCACTTGTCGATATTGTGCAAAGTCATCATCGCCTTTATCGTCGGTCTGCAGTTCTTCCAAAAAGGAACAGAGGCAAAGTCTGCCAGGGGCAATATTAATACAGTAACTGCAGCCAAGTCTTTTGGCCACTTAATTACCAATTTCTGTTTCACAG TTGGAACTGGGAGGCTATTTTACCAGTTAAACACAACCTCAGCTCCTGGCCAGGTGTACCTTTACCCAGAGAATGTTTGGCAACAAGTTCGCTCTTCAGAAGATTGCGGAGAGAAGATAAAGCTGGCCCAACACAGAG TTGATCTATTCGAGAAGGAAGGCAATTTCTCCATGCTTCATTTTGAAGAGCAAGGCACCTGGGTTGCCATGTATGCCCCCGCAGACGTGTGCAATTTAGACGCTTCCACGATGCAGCCAGTCTATCTAGCTTACCATGTACAAATCTTCAACACTGACTCACATGGGGTGCCTTCTAATCAATTTAGCTGCGAGGACACAG GTCTCCTGGGTTTCTACGAACTCCTCGCCTTTCTTTATTTCGTGATCGGTTGTATGTGCGCACCTAGCCTTTGGGAGACTTTGCAGAAACAGGGACCGATGCATGACGTCCTTAGTATGCTTACTAAAGTCCTTTGCCTCCAGGCGTCTGCTGCCCTCTGTATGTGCATCCATCTTTACCGGTTCGCAAGAGATGGAGAAGGATCTTCACTCGCTGAAAATTTATCAGAGG TTTTGGAAATCTGCGCTCAGTTTGGTATGTTATACATGATGCTCAGTCTTGCTCTCGGTTGGACGTTGAGTACTTCCAAAACAGAGGTCAATTCAAAGATTTGGAAGAAATCTCCTCACGCGAAAATAGTCGGTTCTCTAGCCGCTGTACAA TGCATTTGCATCATTTTGGAGCAGTTGTTTTCATCCAGTCATAGCATGTACCATGACCACCAAAGCATTCTGGGTATTCTAGCTTTAATTCTTCGGACTGTTCTAGCGGTCCTCTTCGCCAACTACCTCTACCAAGTTGTATCCAAAGAAAGAAGTGTCGTGagaaaattattttacaaaggttTTGCAACG TACTGTTTCCTTTGGTTCCTTGCATATCCAGTCATACTTCTAGTAtcaacatttttgaatgaaGCCAGACAAAAAATG gCGGTTGTGTTTGGTGTGACCATCTCGCAATCTATAGCAGTCGTAATGCTGTACCGGTTATTTCTATCGCGAAGTCTTTACTGGGAAATCTCAGCGTTGTCGTCAGCCTCCCTTCCACTCCGACTAGACATCAAAAACTTTGACAATAAAAGTAAGAAATGA
- the LOC139974654 gene encoding integral membrane protein GPR180-like isoform X1: protein MLIVIEIQYVFTNQCEELSKIGAIMSYHGKLPVSQKIHLSILCKVIIAFIVGLQFFQKGTEAKSARGNINTVTAAKSFGHLITNFCFTVGTGRLFYQLNTTSAPGQVYLYPENVWQQVRSSEDCGEKIKLAQHRVDLFEKEGNFSMLHFEEQGTWVAMYAPADVCNLDASTMQPVYLAYHVQIFNTDSHGVPSNQFSCEDTGLLGFYELLAFLYFVIGCMCAPSLWETLQKQGPMHDVLSMLTKVLCLQASAALCMCIHLYRFARDGEGSSLAENLSEVLEICAQFGMLYMMLSLALGWTLSTSKTEVNSKIWKKSPHAKIVGSLAAVQCICIILEQLFSSSHSMYHDHQSILGILALILRTVLAVLFANYLYQVVSKERSVVRKLFYKGFATYCFLWFLAYPVILLVSTFLNEARQKMAVVFGVTISQSIAVVMLYRLFLSRSLYWEISALSSASLPLRLDIKNFDNKSKK from the exons ATGTTAATTGTTATAGAGATACAGTACGTATTCACCAATCAGTGTGAAGAGCTGAGTAAAAT AGGTGCAATCATGTCATATCATGGAAAGCTTCCGGTTTCTCAAAAAATCCACTTGTCGATATTGTGCAAAGTCATCATCGCCTTTATCGTCGGTCTGCAGTTCTTCCAAAAAGGAACAGAGGCAAAGTCTGCCAGGGGCAATATTAATACAGTAACTGCAGCCAAGTCTTTTGGCCACTTAATTACCAATTTCTGTTTCACAG TTGGAACTGGGAGGCTATTTTACCAGTTAAACACAACCTCAGCTCCTGGCCAGGTGTACCTTTACCCAGAGAATGTTTGGCAACAAGTTCGCTCTTCAGAAGATTGCGGAGAGAAGATAAAGCTGGCCCAACACAGAG TTGATCTATTCGAGAAGGAAGGCAATTTCTCCATGCTTCATTTTGAAGAGCAAGGCACCTGGGTTGCCATGTATGCCCCCGCAGACGTGTGCAATTTAGACGCTTCCACGATGCAGCCAGTCTATCTAGCTTACCATGTACAAATCTTCAACACTGACTCACATGGGGTGCCTTCTAATCAATTTAGCTGCGAGGACACAG GTCTCCTGGGTTTCTACGAACTCCTCGCCTTTCTTTATTTCGTGATCGGTTGTATGTGCGCACCTAGCCTTTGGGAGACTTTGCAGAAACAGGGACCGATGCATGACGTCCTTAGTATGCTTACTAAAGTCCTTTGCCTCCAGGCGTCTGCTGCCCTCTGTATGTGCATCCATCTTTACCGGTTCGCAAGAGATGGAGAAGGATCTTCACTCGCTGAAAATTTATCAGAGG TTTTGGAAATCTGCGCTCAGTTTGGTATGTTATACATGATGCTCAGTCTTGCTCTCGGTTGGACGTTGAGTACTTCCAAAACAGAGGTCAATTCAAAGATTTGGAAGAAATCTCCTCACGCGAAAATAGTCGGTTCTCTAGCCGCTGTACAA TGCATTTGCATCATTTTGGAGCAGTTGTTTTCATCCAGTCATAGCATGTACCATGACCACCAAAGCATTCTGGGTATTCTAGCTTTAATTCTTCGGACTGTTCTAGCGGTCCTCTTCGCCAACTACCTCTACCAAGTTGTATCCAAAGAAAGAAGTGTCGTGagaaaattattttacaaaggttTTGCAACG TACTGTTTCCTTTGGTTCCTTGCATATCCAGTCATACTTCTAGTAtcaacatttttgaatgaaGCCAGACAAAAAATG gCGGTTGTGTTTGGTGTGACCATCTCGCAATCTATAGCAGTCGTAATGCTGTACCGGTTATTTCTATCGCGAAGTCTTTACTGGGAAATCTCAGCGTTGTCGTCAGCCTCCCTTCCACTCCGACTAGACATCAAAAACTTTGACAATAAAAGTAAGAAATGA